The Leptospirales bacterium genome has a window encoding:
- a CDS encoding tetratricopeptide repeat protein, which yields MNPLRTFQALAALFFLALLLSCDESRALADAGRERLMRGDYDTALEIYEEAYRARPNNPRALAGLGELLSLRRISLFSGLELMQESLSIEPDAALRERLALIYAAMERFDLARALVDPSKMSVQEVYSEPVQLLHAGLDCLKSPGPIALRRLQARPRSPRRDYFLALCQLKLATPQNKDEAMKALLSIGDAEIACETAALWNVEYEPEPGWLRRANSECQRRFKGNLALFRERPPIVPPQPATSGRTLYGRSVFETQDPGAERDTPDYRFGNRPTPYEPPPDTPDQWGRPPAASPP from the coding sequence ATGAATCCGCTGCGCACTTTTCAGGCGCTGGCGGCGCTCTTCTTTTTGGCCCTGTTGCTATCCTGCGATGAAAGCCGCGCACTGGCGGATGCGGGCCGCGAACGCCTGATGCGCGGCGACTATGATACCGCTCTCGAAATCTACGAAGAGGCCTATCGAGCCCGACCCAACAATCCGCGCGCACTTGCTGGCCTGGGCGAGCTCTTGAGTTTGCGCCGTATTTCGCTTTTTTCCGGGCTGGAGTTGATGCAGGAATCGCTGTCCATTGAACCGGATGCGGCGCTGCGCGAACGCCTTGCGCTGATTTATGCCGCCATGGAACGTTTCGATCTGGCGCGCGCTCTGGTTGATCCTTCAAAGATGAGCGTCCAGGAGGTCTATAGCGAACCGGTACAACTTCTACACGCCGGCCTGGACTGCCTGAAATCGCCTGGCCCCATTGCGCTGCGTCGCCTTCAGGCGCGGCCGCGTTCGCCGCGCCGCGATTACTTCCTGGCCCTCTGCCAGCTGAAATTGGCCACGCCGCAGAACAAGGACGAGGCAATGAAGGCCCTGCTCTCGATCGGCGATGCCGAGATTGCATGCGAAACAGCGGCGCTGTGGAACGTAGAGTATGAGCCTGAACCAGGCTGGTTGCGGCGCGCCAACTCGGAATGCCAACGTCGCTTCAAAGGAAATCTGGCGCTCTTTCGCGAGCGACCGCCCATTGTTCCGCCGCAGCCGGCTACCAGCGGCCGCACCCTTTACGGCCGCAGCGTCTTTGAGACTCAGGACCCCGGCGCGGAACGCGACACTCCAGATTATCGCTTCGGGAATCGGCCGACACCCTATGAACCTCCCCCGGACACGCCAGATCAGTGGGGTCGGCCGCCAGCGGCGTCGCCCCCTTGA
- a CDS encoding spiro-SPASM protein — MAELRALLFWVSEEGDRDASDLRSAALLAAARAYPGVAIFCNRPGAGVESCSSSLLEALQALLPPGMDDPQDSIALFYDWTPMLIDALCAEALSRHMRYFAHFTRSDNAPGGVVPDLVSRECVAEIGAPIASLREYVERNIEKLDVEFLFQQPDLRQYRLDFSSASARSRLLARQALAASWKDLPQLHEWLRAHPELLRPAPAFLEVELCSASRRGLRASYLPPPPAEYAPQMNDRLIDRLLAAFTAAPLAEDLSVSLTGAGEPLDHPRLLEVLRAALASSAVVQVFLESFGADLDLSRFQELCALPGAQKLRLIVRLSTLRGERYARFYGVDALSMTLQNLDAIAAASGTARPFPVYVEMLRLKETEDEVQAFFDRFEGGPLIPLLNKYNSYAGRLADRKAADLSPIERSFCWHLARDIYLNVEGRMPLCKQDLYAEGASQSLLDADIFAAFAAHAAAHAASFGGQHEQVGAPCLQCDEWFTFNA, encoded by the coding sequence ATGGCTGAACTGCGCGCCCTTCTTTTCTGGGTCAGCGAGGAAGGCGATCGCGATGCAAGCGATCTGCGCTCTGCTGCGCTGCTGGCGGCGGCGCGCGCCTATCCAGGCGTTGCGATCTTCTGCAATCGGCCAGGCGCCGGCGTTGAAAGCTGTTCCTCGTCCTTGCTGGAGGCGTTGCAGGCTTTGCTCCCGCCGGGGATGGACGATCCACAGGATAGCATCGCTCTGTTTTACGATTGGACGCCGATGCTGATCGACGCGCTGTGCGCCGAAGCGCTCAGCCGACACATGCGCTACTTCGCCCACTTTACGCGCAGCGACAATGCGCCAGGCGGCGTTGTGCCGGATCTGGTCTCGCGCGAGTGCGTGGCGGAAATCGGCGCTCCAATTGCATCGCTCCGCGAATATGTGGAAAGAAACATTGAAAAATTGGATGTCGAGTTCTTGTTTCAACAGCCAGATTTGCGTCAGTATCGACTGGACTTCAGCAGCGCCAGCGCTCGCTCAAGATTGCTGGCGCGACAGGCGCTGGCGGCATCGTGGAAGGATCTGCCGCAACTGCATGAGTGGCTGAGAGCCCATCCCGAGTTATTGCGACCGGCGCCGGCCTTTCTGGAAGTCGAACTGTGCAGCGCCAGTCGACGCGGCCTGCGCGCCAGCTACCTCCCGCCGCCGCCCGCTGAATATGCACCGCAGATGAACGACCGGTTGATCGATCGGCTGCTGGCTGCCTTCACAGCCGCGCCGCTGGCCGAAGATTTGAGCGTATCCCTGACCGGCGCCGGCGAGCCGCTGGATCATCCGCGTCTGCTTGAGGTGCTGCGCGCGGCGCTGGCCTCCTCGGCCGTAGTTCAGGTGTTTCTGGAAAGTTTTGGCGCCGACCTCGACCTGTCCAGATTTCAGGAACTCTGTGCCCTGCCTGGCGCACAGAAACTGCGTTTGATTGTTCGTCTGTCGACGCTGCGCGGCGAGCGTTACGCTCGCTTCTACGGCGTCGATGCCCTGAGTATGACGCTGCAGAATCTGGATGCAATTGCCGCCGCGTCCGGCACAGCGCGCCCCTTTCCGGTCTATGTGGAGATGCTACGTCTCAAGGAAACGGAAGACGAGGTCCAGGCCTTCTTTGATCGCTTCGAGGGCGGCCCGCTGATTCCGCTCTTAAACAAGTACAACAGTTACGCCGGCCGGCTTGCCGACCGCAAGGCAGCCGATCTTTCGCCAATCGAGCGCTCCTTTTGCTGGCATCTGGCGCGGGACATCTATCTTAACGTGGAAGGCCGGATGCCGCTCTGCAAGCAGGATCTCTATGCCGAGGGCGCCTCGCAATCGCTACTGGATGCCGATATTTTTGCGGCCTTTGCGGCGCATGCTGCGGCGCACGCCGCAAGCTTTGGCGGGCAGCATGAACAGGTCGGCGCGCCGTGCTTGCAGTGCGACGAATGGTTCACCTTCAATGCTTAG
- a CDS encoding peptidyl-prolyl cis-trans isomerase has product MTWPDAFAPRLSLRLALLLLLPAMLLAGGCRSTSNRASGDPGDEDDEPGVGASGELSPPPGSAIVNRVRIVVGQEAITDLDLRVAADKLRRANRLRGRSPEAAAADFLIERAIVEIEARQESILVSEERMQTEVRRRMQFAGVLNEEDFHKRVERESGLPWDVWYDDLRFEIIKRQLIQVKITVPQATDSEIEQFYRRNRERVGFEVRYREMIFAPRDGSIAEESRIAQLAGDAYNRAAGAPANFGTLAQSIEGNVSPLRAIGGLHDFAGIQEIAESDQNVAGILFNTPVGSVSRPFRDARGRYTIVKVEARRPIPLDKIRDLIRDRLYFEKEGEAFEEWIARRKREVAVQRPGG; this is encoded by the coding sequence ATGACCTGGCCTGATGCATTCGCTCCGCGCCTATCGCTGCGCCTTGCGCTGCTGCTGCTCTTGCCGGCGATGCTGCTTGCCGGCGGATGTCGCTCCACATCCAATCGCGCTAGCGGCGATCCCGGCGATGAAGATGATGAGCCTGGCGTCGGGGCCTCTGGCGAGTTGAGCCCGCCGCCAGGCAGCGCCATCGTCAATCGTGTGCGCATCGTCGTTGGCCAGGAAGCCATTACCGATCTGGATCTGCGCGTGGCCGCAGACAAGCTGCGTCGCGCCAATCGTTTGCGCGGCAGAAGCCCGGAGGCAGCCGCAGCGGACTTTCTGATCGAACGGGCCATTGTGGAAATCGAGGCCCGGCAGGAATCGATCCTGGTATCCGAAGAACGCATGCAAACCGAGGTGCGCCGGCGCATGCAATTTGCAGGCGTCCTGAACGAAGAGGACTTCCACAAGCGCGTGGAGCGCGAGTCAGGTTTGCCCTGGGATGTTTGGTACGACGACTTGCGCTTTGAAATCATCAAACGTCAATTGATACAGGTGAAGATCACCGTCCCACAGGCAACGGACAGCGAGATCGAACAGTTCTACCGTCGCAATCGCGAGCGCGTTGGTTTTGAGGTCCGCTACCGTGAAATGATCTTCGCACCTCGCGACGGCAGCATCGCGGAAGAAAGTCGCATTGCACAATTGGCCGGCGACGCTTACAATCGCGCTGCGGGCGCTCCGGCCAACTTTGGAACTCTGGCGCAATCGATCGAGGGCAATGTATCGCCGCTGCGCGCCATTGGCGGCCTGCACGATTTTGCCGGGATCCAGGAAATTGCCGAAAGCGATCAGAATGTGGCCGGCATTTTGTTCAATACGCCGGTTGGCTCCGTGTCCCGTCCCTTTCGCGACGCGCGCGGACGCTACACGATTGTCAAAGTTGAGGCGCGTCGTCCCATTCCGCTGGATAAGATTCGCGATCTGATTCGCGATCGGCTCTACTTTGAAAAGGAAGGCGAAGCATTTGAGGAATGGATCGCCCGCCGCAAACGCGAGGTTGCGGTGCAACGTCCTGGCGGCTGA
- a CDS encoding DCC1-like thiol-disulfide oxidoreductase family protein has translation MYPGTISIRQFAIFRLLCGLLALQLYLPNLYGALEAVILKHPGGMAAAVAHSIAYGCAALGALLALAGWARRAGGALLALGPWLAVLHGQFVLHHAAWSNGPPALSLSPSVALFFVLQSAPGLALLLAPAGDCWSPFSSGQSWIMTRGQQRRMVLIALFSATALALLPLYFFNLLPWVLVFLPLLLDRRLLPGRRASSDSPPVVFFDGVCGLCNAAVDFFLAEDFAQKLRFTPLQGNYASKRLPEALRSELQSFALEDGAGLHLRSSAAIRAAEYLGGIWGLAFLLRLIPRQLRDAAYDALASRRYQWFGKHDRCRMPTASERARFLP, from the coding sequence ATGTACCCAGGCACAATCAGCATCCGTCAGTTTGCAATCTTTCGCCTGCTCTGCGGCCTGCTTGCGCTGCAGCTCTATTTACCGAATCTCTACGGCGCGCTGGAGGCTGTCATTCTGAAACACCCCGGCGGAATGGCCGCCGCCGTGGCGCACAGCATTGCCTACGGCTGCGCGGCCCTTGGCGCGCTCCTGGCCCTGGCTGGATGGGCCAGGCGAGCGGGCGGCGCGCTGCTGGCGCTTGGTCCGTGGTTGGCCGTCCTCCATGGCCAATTTGTGCTGCATCATGCCGCGTGGTCGAATGGTCCGCCGGCGCTCAGCCTCTCGCCTTCCGTGGCCCTGTTCTTTGTGCTGCAGAGCGCTCCCGGTCTGGCGCTCCTGCTGGCGCCTGCCGGCGACTGCTGGTCGCCCTTTTCCAGCGGCCAGTCCTGGATTATGACTCGGGGGCAACAGCGCCGGATGGTTTTGATTGCCCTATTTTCGGCGACGGCGCTGGCATTGTTGCCGCTCTATTTCTTCAACCTGCTGCCGTGGGTGCTGGTCTTTCTTCCCTTGCTCCTGGATCGACGGCTGCTCCCCGGTCGTCGCGCCAGCAGCGATTCCCCGCCGGTCGTCTTCTTTGATGGCGTCTGCGGGCTATGCAATGCCGCAGTCGACTTCTTTCTGGCCGAGGATTTTGCACAGAAGCTGCGCTTTACGCCCCTGCAGGGAAACTATGCAAGCAAGCGCCTGCCGGAGGCCCTGCGCAGCGAGCTGCAAAGCTTTGCTCTGGAAGACGGCGCCGGTCTTCATCTGCGCAGCAGCGCCGCGATTCGCGCCGCCGAATACCTTGGCGGAATCTGGGGCCTGGCCTTTTTGCTTCGCCTGATCCCGCGCCAGCTGCGCGACGCCGCTTACGATGCCCTGGCCAGTCGTCGCTACCAGTGGTTTGGAAAACACGATCGTTGTCGGATGCCTACGGCCTCGGAACGAGCGCGTTTCTTGCCTTAG
- the carA gene encoding glutamine-hydrolyzing carbamoyl-phosphate synthase small subunit, translated as MSVRRPIALLVLENGAVFRGRSFGYETDALGEACFNTSMTGYQEILTDPSYCRQIVTLTYPMIGNYGVCQAEMESARIQAAGLVVKEYVAQPSNFNAERNLAEFLQEYRTPAMDGIDTRRLTLMLRKEGAMRSGLFVGRDYHPDMLEAVRQSPEMSGQDLASVVSARAAYNFGEQSGKKYRVAVLDFGVKTNILRMLDRAGFAVRVYPADIRWPELSAESPDAFFLSNGPGDPEPLQYAVETVRAIIDSRKPVFGICLGHQLIGLASGRHTFKLKFGHRGGNQPVKNQLTGQVEITSQNHGFAVAAEGEGGVRITHTNLNDQTVEGFRAEDRPIMSVQYHPEASPGPHDAAYLFDEFYQMVEQNAAS; from the coding sequence ATGTCCGTTCGCCGCCCGATTGCTCTCTTGGTCCTGGAAAACGGCGCCGTATTTCGCGGTCGGTCCTTTGGCTACGAGACGGACGCCCTTGGCGAGGCTTGCTTCAACACAAGTATGACAGGCTACCAGGAGATCCTGACCGATCCCTCCTACTGTCGGCAAATTGTAACTCTGACCTATCCGATGATTGGCAACTACGGCGTTTGCCAGGCGGAAATGGAATCAGCCCGCATTCAGGCCGCCGGGCTGGTGGTGAAGGAATACGTTGCACAGCCCAGCAATTTCAACGCCGAGCGCAATCTCGCCGAGTTCCTGCAGGAGTACCGCACTCCGGCCATGGACGGCATCGATACGCGCCGTCTGACCTTGATGCTGCGCAAGGAAGGCGCCATGCGCAGCGGGCTCTTTGTAGGCCGCGACTATCATCCGGATATGCTGGAGGCGGTGCGCCAATCGCCGGAGATGAGCGGTCAGGACCTGGCCAGCGTGGTCAGCGCCAGGGCCGCTTACAATTTTGGCGAACAGAGCGGAAAGAAATATCGCGTAGCCGTTCTTGACTTTGGCGTAAAGACCAACATCCTGCGCATGCTTGATCGCGCTGGCTTTGCGGTGCGCGTCTACCCGGCGGACATTCGCTGGCCCGAGCTGTCCGCGGAAAGCCCGGACGCCTTTTTTCTGTCCAACGGTCCCGGCGACCCCGAACCGCTGCAGTACGCTGTAGAGACGGTGCGCGCCATCATCGATTCTCGCAAGCCAGTCTTTGGCATCTGTCTGGGGCATCAATTGATTGGCCTGGCCTCCGGCCGGCATACTTTCAAATTGAAGTTTGGCCATCGCGGCGGCAATCAGCCGGTAAAAAACCAGCTGACCGGACAGGTTGAAATTACTTCGCAAAACCATGGCTTTGCGGTGGCCGCCGAGGGCGAGGGCGGCGTACGCATCACGCATACCAATTTGAATGATCAAACGGTGGAGGGTTTTCGCGCTGAAGATCGACCGATCATGAGCGTTCAGTACCATCCCGAAGCCAGCCCCGGTCCCCATGATGCAGCCTACCTCTTTGACGAATTCTATCAGATGGTGGAACAGAACGCGGCCAGCTGA
- a CDS encoding tRNA-dihydrouridine synthase family protein, protein MAGVSDSPCRRLARRHGSALSWTEFVSADYLVAGDPEARKHFQFVREERPILFQIFGADPRRLLRALQIAEEFEPDGIDLNMGCSVAAVAGKGAGAGMLRNVARTAAIFERLARRSQRPLSAKIRLGWDESTLVHVELARALEQSGAAMITVHGRTKAQGYSGRANWQRIAELKDAVSIPVLGSGDVQSLAEAELRIRESGVDGVLIGRAAIGNPWIFAGPGRPDEAQILAVCLQHWRWAREAHGKGALRPFRKHLARYLSHSAHLQRWRLALLQEEQPDSLERILLDLLQRFASADRRGTHDLA, encoded by the coding sequence ATGGCCGGCGTTTCCGACAGCCCCTGCCGCCGACTGGCCCGAAGACACGGCAGTGCGCTGAGCTGGACCGAATTTGTTTCTGCAGACTATCTGGTTGCCGGCGACCCGGAGGCCAGAAAGCATTTCCAGTTTGTCCGCGAAGAGCGACCGATTCTTTTTCAGATCTTTGGCGCCGATCCGCGTCGCTTGCTGCGCGCGCTGCAGATCGCCGAGGAATTTGAGCCGGATGGCATCGATTTGAATATGGGCTGCAGCGTTGCGGCGGTGGCCGGCAAGGGCGCCGGGGCCGGAATGTTACGCAACGTGGCGCGCACAGCGGCAATCTTCGAGCGCCTGGCGCGTCGCAGCCAGCGGCCCCTGAGCGCCAAGATCCGCCTGGGCTGGGATGAATCCACGCTGGTGCATGTGGAACTGGCGCGCGCTTTAGAACAAAGCGGCGCTGCGATGATTACGGTTCACGGTCGCACAAAGGCGCAGGGTTACTCCGGGCGCGCCAACTGGCAGCGCATTGCCGAGTTGAAAGATGCCGTTTCCATTCCGGTGCTGGGCAGCGGCGATGTGCAGAGCCTGGCCGAAGCCGAACTTCGCATCCGTGAAAGCGGCGTAGACGGCGTCTTGATTGGTCGCGCCGCAATCGGAAATCCATGGATCTTTGCCGGTCCAGGCCGTCCGGACGAAGCGCAGATTCTGGCCGTGTGCCTGCAGCACTGGCGCTGGGCCAGGGAGGCGCATGGCAAGGGCGCTCTGCGGCCCTTCCGCAAGCATCTGGCCCGCTACCTGAGTCATAGCGCGCATTTGCAGCGCTGGCGCCTGGCCTTGCTGCAGGAAGAGCAGCCCGACAGCCTGGAGCGCATACTCCTTGACCTGCTCCAGCGCTTCGCCTCCGCTGATCGCAGAGGAACTCATGACCTGGCCTGA
- a CDS encoding HEAT repeat domain-containing protein, with protein sequence MALVSFSGLFSAWCKGPPLPTTPPGAQLDPPAVAPLPELMAQLKSAEWRVRSNATLEILRGEYRDAVPELLLLAEKDPSPAVRQTCALALGAFGERRAAPILVRMLRTDREIGREFILEAMVRLGDRSAGAAIAPLLRDPDRQLRLKAIDSLVQLQAEEQGGAILALAQQDSDSDHAVDYATALGRLHCRAAEGYLLALAQRERGTPALASALLALGEIRSRRATPTLVAAIAGDFDKGRQNAILALIESQDPAANDGLFALLSDARIEVRYGSARVIGEIKDLRSGPRALALLKQRDSATIGPAAYILGRQKYAAARSSIESMLAETSLPAREELARSLGWIGDRASIALLIRTLQESEGEGRYGAAWSLGVMEAREASPALRVAAASDDRRLALLAIEALGAVRDPESLEDLQALIKDRRDLAFQAVETVGLIPGPRSQAILLETLQSNDDELRIAAARALGRRKENEAIDALGALLDEDSGELREAAMAALSEISGQRFRNASQWRFWLGQRRR encoded by the coding sequence GTGGCTCTTGTTTCCTTCTCTGGCTTGTTTTCAGCCTGGTGCAAAGGCCCGCCGCTGCCGACGACGCCGCCCGGCGCCCAGCTCGATCCGCCGGCTGTGGCGCCGCTGCCGGAGTTGATGGCGCAGCTAAAGTCCGCGGAGTGGCGAGTGCGCAGCAACGCAACGCTGGAAATTCTACGCGGCGAGTATCGCGACGCTGTACCAGAACTCCTGCTTCTGGCAGAGAAGGATCCCTCGCCGGCGGTTCGCCAAACCTGCGCTCTGGCCCTTGGCGCCTTTGGCGAGCGGAGAGCGGCGCCCATCCTGGTGCGAATGCTGCGCACTGATCGCGAAATAGGACGGGAATTCATCCTGGAGGCAATGGTTCGACTGGGCGATCGAAGCGCCGGCGCGGCGATTGCACCTTTGTTGCGCGATCCAGATCGGCAGCTGCGCCTGAAGGCGATCGACAGCCTGGTGCAGCTCCAGGCCGAGGAACAGGGCGGCGCCATCCTCGCCCTTGCGCAACAGGATTCGGATTCAGACCACGCTGTCGACTATGCCACCGCTCTGGGTCGTCTGCATTGCCGCGCTGCCGAGGGCTATCTGCTGGCTCTGGCGCAACGCGAACGCGGCACTCCGGCGCTGGCCTCCGCATTGCTGGCGCTGGGAGAAATTAGGAGTCGGCGCGCGACGCCAACGCTGGTTGCGGCAATCGCCGGCGATTTTGATAAGGGACGACAGAATGCGATTCTTGCCCTGATCGAGTCGCAAGATCCGGCGGCAAATGATGGACTGTTTGCTCTGCTTTCGGATGCGCGGATCGAGGTGCGCTACGGCTCTGCACGGGTGATTGGCGAGATCAAGGATCTGCGCAGCGGACCGCGCGCTCTGGCGCTGCTGAAGCAACGCGACAGCGCAACCATTGGTCCTGCAGCCTACATCCTTGGTCGGCAGAAGTACGCCGCGGCGCGCTCGAGTATCGAATCAATGCTGGCCGAGACTTCTTTGCCCGCGCGCGAAGAGTTGGCGCGCAGTCTGGGTTGGATTGGCGACCGCGCCAGCATTGCTCTGTTGATTCGCACGCTGCAGGAGAGCGAAGGCGAGGGACGCTACGGCGCCGCCTGGTCGCTGGGCGTGATGGAAGCCAGAGAAGCTTCTCCGGCGCTGCGCGTTGCAGCGGCCAGCGATGATCGACGCCTGGCGCTGCTGGCGATTGAGGCGCTGGGCGCAGTGCGCGATCCGGAGTCGCTGGAAGATCTGCAAGCGCTAATCAAGGACCGACGCGATCTTGCCTTTCAGGCGGTGGAAACCGTTGGCCTGATTCCCGGTCCGCGTTCACAAGCAATTCTACTGGAGACGCTGCAGAGCAACGATGACGAGCTGCGTATCGCAGCGGCGCGCGCCCTGGGGCGGCGAAAGGAAAACGAAGCGATCGACGCTCTGGGCGCACTGCTTGATGAAGACTCCGGCGAACTGCGCGAGGCGGCAATGGCGGCCCTGAGCGAGATCAGCGGACAGCGTTTTCGCAATGCATCGCAATGGCGCTTCTGGTTGGGACAGCGCCGACGTTGA
- a CDS encoding methyl-accepting chemotaxis protein, which yields MKQVSATMVDQVLDLETRGERSANYVRLFLGALFGLGTALSYSTGGISDELLPYYAGGVAVFPLLFATSWIIQLAGLYRSPLKYFFTVAEAAAAFTVCASYVFVPDADPTFSHHNIPLNAAFFMLLANTALRFLPRYTLVSTAIFALTYLGVDLAIWLYAGVPLVISSTDAAQRALSLTTIVVVELFLIGLGVAIFAGGRHVRRLLAMMSRLEGDARGHLGSLTQLLDEIGSNARDLNQIVQDINNSTADNEDRSRNQMAAIEETSATMEEMSASIKSIADQAQAQDELCETSAASMQSLDTLVRRIQAASQEATRKGDNTIEAAVRGEKELQRAGDIIQSIQSSSNKVADIVTVINGIADKTNLLALNAAIEAARAGEEGRGFSVVADEVGKLAELSSRNAREIEKLIRDTQAVTESGVQSIAETVGAIQGIIAGIKDIAALIRQVHAMVGEQSAASDQSVQQTGAIQNLAREMRDATQEQMNGVREILAAIDSLNKSSESIVHSSEILRAAGQSLLRVNGRLNDRAAAFSQSSRTMQPD from the coding sequence ATGAAACAGGTTTCCGCCACCATGGTCGATCAAGTCCTTGATCTGGAAACGCGAGGCGAACGTTCGGCAAACTACGTTCGACTCTTCCTGGGCGCGCTCTTTGGCCTGGGCACGGCGTTGTCTTATTCCACCGGAGGCATAAGCGACGAACTGCTGCCCTACTACGCCGGCGGCGTAGCAGTATTTCCGCTGCTCTTTGCGACATCCTGGATCATCCAGCTGGCCGGGCTGTATCGTTCGCCGCTCAAGTACTTCTTCACTGTGGCGGAAGCGGCGGCGGCCTTCACCGTCTGTGCTTCGTATGTCTTCGTCCCTGATGCCGATCCTACCTTTTCGCACCACAATATTCCATTGAATGCCGCTTTCTTCATGCTGTTGGCCAACACAGCGCTGCGTTTTTTGCCGCGCTATACGCTGGTATCCACCGCTATTTTTGCGCTGACCTATCTCGGCGTTGATCTTGCCATCTGGCTCTATGCCGGCGTTCCGCTGGTTATTTCCTCGACCGATGCCGCGCAACGCGCGCTAAGCCTTACGACTATCGTGGTAGTCGAACTATTCTTGATCGGCCTTGGCGTGGCGATCTTCGCCGGCGGACGTCATGTCCGTCGACTGCTGGCAATGATGTCCAGGCTGGAAGGGGACGCTCGCGGCCACCTTGGTTCGCTTACGCAGCTGCTCGACGAGATTGGCAGCAATGCCAGGGATTTGAATCAGATCGTTCAGGATATCAACAACAGCACCGCCGACAATGAAGATCGCAGTCGCAATCAGATGGCGGCCATCGAGGAAACCTCCGCCACGATGGAAGAAATGAGCGCGTCGATCAAATCGATCGCCGACCAGGCGCAGGCTCAGGATGAACTCTGCGAAACCAGCGCTGCCAGCATGCAATCGCTCGATACGCTGGTCCGTCGCATCCAGGCCGCCAGCCAGGAGGCGACGCGCAAGGGAGACAACACCATTGAAGCGGCAGTGCGCGGCGAGAAGGAGCTGCAACGGGCCGGCGACATCATCCAGAGTATTCAGAGCAGCTCCAACAAAGTCGCCGATATCGTCACGGTCATCAATGGCATTGCCGACAAGACCAACCTGCTGGCATTGAATGCCGCCATCGAGGCGGCGCGAGCCGGCGAAGAGGGCCGCGGTTTTTCGGTGGTCGCCGATGAGGTGGGCAAGCTGGCCGAACTCTCCAGCCGCAATGCCCGTGAAATCGAAAAACTCATCCGCGATACGCAGGCGGTTACCGAGAGCGGCGTGCAGTCGATCGCCGAAACGGTGGGCGCAATCCAGGGTATCATCGCCGGCATCAAGGATATCGCCGCACTGATCCGCCAGGTGCATGCAATGGTCGGCGAGCAGAGCGCGGCCAGCGATCAGTCGGTCCAGCAGACCGGCGCCATCCAGAATCTGGCCCGTGAAATGCGCGACGCCACGCAGGAACAGATGAATGGCGTTCGCGAAATTCTGGCGGCGATCGACTCGCTCAATAAGTCGTCGGAATCGATTGTCCACTCTTCCGAGATCTTGCGCGCCGCCGGACAGTCGCTGCTGCGTGTCAACGGTCGCCTGAATGATAGGGCCGCCGCCTTCAGCCAGTCGAGCCGTACTATGCAGCCAGACTAG
- a CDS encoding transglycosylase SLT domain-containing protein, producing the protein MNLRQSLRFAWDRLQIGMERQLPVVMRKRILLPLLILLGASLVQFRLLDHDDAGRERARIGAFIDATHPRGISAGDRSRLIDAILRESRQLQTPPYMRIDGRQVNAAYLLTAFIRVESVFDPKARSSSNALGYMQLKATTAAWVKGAPVSEAELLRGEHNIALGVRYLNILLPEMGDLRLATLAYNAGPNAVRRGVYEESYWIKVLSIYRQLQSGAFEDGSREL; encoded by the coding sequence ATGAATCTGCGCCAGAGCCTTCGTTTTGCCTGGGATCGTCTGCAAATCGGTATGGAGCGACAGCTGCCCGTCGTAATGCGCAAACGCATCCTGCTGCCGCTCTTGATTCTGCTGGGAGCATCGCTGGTGCAGTTTCGACTGCTGGATCACGACGACGCCGGTCGTGAGCGCGCCCGTATTGGCGCCTTTATTGATGCGACCCATCCGCGCGGCATTTCCGCGGGCGATCGCAGTCGACTGATCGACGCCATCCTGCGCGAAAGCCGGCAGCTTCAAACGCCGCCGTACATGCGCATTGACGGCCGCCAGGTCAACGCGGCTTACTTGCTGACCGCATTCATTCGCGTAGAATCGGTCTTTGATCCAAAGGCTCGTTCCAGCTCCAACGCCCTGGGCTACATGCAACTGAAGGCGACAACGGCGGCCTGGGTCAAAGGCGCTCCGGTAAGCGAGGCAGAGCTGCTGCGCGGCGAACACAACATCGCTCTTGGCGTACGTTACCTGAATATACTATTGCCGGAAATGGGCGATCTGCGATTGGCCACGCTGGCCTACAACGCCGGCCCCAATGCTGTGCGCCGCGGCGTCTACGAAGAAAGCTACTGGATCAAGGTGCTGTCGATTTACCGTCAGCTACAGAGCGGCGCCTTTGAAGACGGCTCTCGCGAACTTTGA